In a single window of the Elaeis guineensis isolate ETL-2024a chromosome 6, EG11, whole genome shotgun sequence genome:
- the LOC105046813 gene encoding uncharacterized protein, giving the protein MGHHCCSKQKVKRGLWSPEEDEKLVKYITTHGHGCWSSVPKQAGLQRCGKSCRLRWINYLRPDLKRGSFSAQEERIIIDVHRILGNRWAQIAKHLPGRTDNEVKNFWNSCIKKKLIAQGLDPKTHNLIPTARPNNSINSANISQFHHPHSSTTPFTISSPNKSFETATPMDMNPPLVTVPPPPTLPLHETIPISTFQYQDANVLMSFKDQNCHTSIDFTHGSSSLDQTNMSSSSFHQPGFMDDCMWASTVEPLEAPRQNEVEFQQGQGQAQPLACKMDFDGPNEEKGLEMESSYNSSTFDIELMESALMPSGIFCGGSSIEQLQWDC; this is encoded by the exons ATGGGTCACCACTGCTGCAGCAAGCAGAAGGTCAAGAGAGGCCTGTGGTCTCCTGAGGAAGATGAGAAACTCGTCAAATACATCACTACCCATGGCCATGGCTGCTGGAGCTCTGTCCCAAAACAagcag GCCTGCAGAGGTGTGGAAAGAGCTGCAGGCTGAGGTGGATCAATTACCTGAGACCTGACCTCAAGAGGGGGTCCTTCTCAGCACAAGAAGAAAGGATCATCATAGATGTGCACAGGATTCTAGGCAACAG GTGGGCTCAGATAGCGAAGCATCTTCCTGGGAGGACAGACAATGAGGTGAAGAACTTCTGGAATTCATGCATAAAGAAGAAACTGATTGCCCAGGGTTTGGATCCCAAGACCCACAACCTAATCCCCACTGCTCGCCCTAATAATAGCATCAATTCAGCGAACATCTCTCAGTTCCACCACCCCCACTCATCAACCACACCCTTCACTATCAGTTCCCCCAATAAGAGCTTTGAGACAGCAACCCCAATGGACATGAACCCTCCTTTGGTCACAGTACCTCCCCCACCCACTCTTCCCTTGCATGAGACAATACCTATCTCCACCTTCCAATACCAAGATGCCAACGTCTTGATGAGCTTCAAAGATCAAAATTGCCACACTTCAATAGACTTCACCcatggttcttcttctttagatcAGACAAACATGTCCTCTTCTTCATTCCATCAGCCTGGATTTATGGATGATTGCATGTGGGCTAGTACTGTTGAGCCACTGGAAGCCCCAAGGCAAAATGAGGTAGAATTCCAACAAGGGCAAGGCCAAGCGCAACCACTGGCGTGCAAGATGGACTTCGATGGGCCCAATGAGGAGAAGGGGCTAGAGATGGAGAGCTCCTACAACAGTTCCACCTTCGATATCGAGCTCATGGAATCTGCACTAATGCCTTCTGGAATCTTTTGCGGTGGGAGCTCAATTGAGCAACTGCAGTGGGATTGCTAG